Proteins encoded in a region of the Diospyros lotus cultivar Yz01 chromosome 9, ASM1463336v1, whole genome shotgun sequence genome:
- the LOC127810657 gene encoding uncharacterized protein LOC127810657 — MATSGRRGRAARRGGRVGGQTKPIVAPITSDFGGHVGGQTEPIVAPTTSHSGGQVGGQTEPIVAPTTFSLVEPILIPSPPVVTHSDVDVHTSSRSTAANVDVHISSRSTAANVDVDAPEGSIVRRSTYGQRARKVKKHAKERLTVEFNFTLMQAICDNAEMFNNEIGYIVRKNCSFQYKEWRCVPSIVRAPLRHKLLTVFDINIEDKNIQKVIDKQMQRAWRGHKYKLHAYFKEIGGEKDPIKAKSKRHEEVSQDDWDYLCDLWTNPVFMERAQKNANSRAKRKWESRNGSRSTARHHVVRGANLDGPTGHIETWHLRHRHSEHGWSSSELEAKYEQMMQLRRDNSPDKMTDKDILEKVLGRQSVRLFGWGRSPSTSGTTCTSEESSRPTYKQLVDDLNRYKSLFQELQGDVNMLRQVLIEKNIMPPPSTAHVPSDHSSGRSRLNPSRLDPSSSSPSLYSTEDEFRDEI, encoded by the exons ATGGCTACTAGTGGGCGAAGAGGTAGGGCTGCACGAAGAGGAGGACGAGTTGGCGGACAAACAAAGCCTATTGTTGCCCCCATTACATCAGATTTTG gaGGACATGTTGGAGGACAGACAGAACCTATTGTTGCCCCCACTACATCACATTCTG GAGGACAGGTTGGAGGACAAACAGAGCCTATTGTTGCCCCCACTACATTTTCGTTAGTGGAGCCTATTTTAATCCCATCTCCACCAGTTGTCACACATTCTG ATGTGGATGTGCACACCTCATCTCGATCAACAGCTGCAAATGTGGATGTGCACATCTCATCTCGATCAACAGCTGCAAATGTGGATGTGGATGCACCTGAAGGTTCAATTGTACGCAGGAGTACTTATGGACAACGTGCTCGGAAGGTGAAGAAACATGCTAAGGAAAGATTGACTGTGGAGTTCAATTTTACTCTTATGCAAGCTATTTGTGACAACGCAGAGATgtttaataatgaaattggaTACATTGTACGTAAGAATTGTAGTTTTCAATATAAGGAGTGGAGATGTGTACCTTCGATAGTTAGAGCACCGCTTCGTCACAAACTTCTT actGTTTTTGATATCAACATTGAggataaaaatatccaaaaggTTATCGATAAACAAATGCAACGAGCTTGGAGAGGCCACAAATATAAGCTACATGCTTACTTCAAAGAAATTGGAGGAGAGAAAGATCCAATTAAGGCCAAAAGTAAGCGCCATGAGGAAGTGAGCCAAGATGATTGGGATTACCTTTGTGATCTTTGGACAAATCCTGTTTTTATG gaACGAGCACAGAAGAATGCCAACTCTCGTGCAAAACGAAAGTGGGAATCTAGAAATGGTTCGAGGAGTACAGCGCGTCATCACGTTGTTCGTGGAGCTAACTTGGATGGCCCGACAGGACATATTGAGACTTGGCATCTTCGACATCGGCATTCCGAACACGGTTGGTCGTCTTCAGAGTTAGAGGCTAAATAT gAACAAATGATGCAATTGAGGCGAGATAATTCTCCAGATAAAATGACTGATAAGGATATCTTAGAAAAGGTTCTTGGACGACAATCTGTTCGCTTGTTTGGTTGGGGGCGATCTCCTAGTACTTCCGGGACAACATGCACTAGTGAGGAGTCTAGTCGTCCAACTTACAAACAATTAGTTGATGATTTGAACAGGTACAAATCTCTTTTTCAAGAGCTCCAGGGAGACGTGAACATGTTGCGTCAAgtattgattgaaaaaaatattatgcctCCTCCGTCTACTGCGCATGTACCATCGGATCATAGTTCAGGACGATCTCGCCTCAATCCATCCCGTCTCGACCCATCCAGTTCTAGCCCTTCCCTCTATTCTACTGAAGACGAGTTTAGAGacgagatttaa